A genomic stretch from Alosa sapidissima isolate fAloSap1 chromosome 3, fAloSap1.pri, whole genome shotgun sequence includes:
- the c3h16orf72 gene encoding UPF0472 protein C16orf72 homolog, with protein sequence MEDKKEEGEAEIQEHGPEHWFSKWERQCLAEAEQGEPSEEEADQNQEKLWHLFQNSATAVAQLYKDRVCHQQGISLWVPFQNAATAVTNLYKESVDARQRSYDLGIQIGYQRRNKDVLAWVKKRRRTIRREDLISFLCGKAPPPRTSRAAPKLTVMSPNRASSTDTVSSVEADLQPFREAIALHGLSGAMASISVRSSTPGSPTHVSSSSNPGRRRNGLHDVDLNTFISEEMALHLDNGGTRKRSSAQCADVITDSPTHKRNRML encoded by the exons ATGGAGGATAAAAAAGAAGAAGGGGAAGCGGAGATTCAGGAACACGGACCCGAACATTGGTTCTCAAAATGGGAGCGGCAGTGCTTGGCTGAAGCTGAGCAAGGGGAGCCAAGCGAAGAAGAAGCAGATCAAAATCAAGAGAAATTGTGGCACCTTTTCCAGAATTCAGCCACAGCAGTTGCTCAACTTTATAAAG ATCGAGTGTGCCACCAGCAGGGAATATCACTCTGGGTCCCCTTTCAAAATGCTGCAACAGCTGTCACCAATTTATATAAAG AAAGCGTGGATGCCCGGCAAAGAAGTTATGACCTAGGAATTCAGATTGGCTATCAGCGACGCAATAAGGATGTTCTGGCCTGGGTCAAAAAGCGCAGGAGAACCATCCGTCGGGAGGATTTgataagtttcctttgtggcaAAGCTCCACCGCCAAGGACTTCCAGAGCTGCGCCCAAACTGACTGTCATGTCCCCAAACCGGGCTTCCTCCACAGACACAGTCTCTTCTGTAGAGGCTGATTTACAACCCTTCCGTGAGGCCATAGCACTACACG GTCTCAGTGGGGCAATGGCGAGCATTAGTGTGCGCTCCAGCACCCCCGGGTCCCCCACCCACGTCAGCAGCAGCTCTAACCCTGGCCGCCGGAGAAACGGACTGCACGATGTGGACTTGAACACTTTCATATCGGAGGAGATGGCGTTACACCTGGACAACGGCGGCACCAGGAAACGCAGCTCCGCCCAGTGTGCCGATGTAATCACAGACTCCCCCACCCACAAACGTAACCGAATGCTCTGA